Part of the Hypomesus transpacificus isolate Combined female unplaced genomic scaffold, fHypTra1 scaffold_156, whole genome shotgun sequence genome, ACAGGGGGGCCGCTGGGCGGGAGGTGGTAAGGCAGTTGCCCTGCTTGTCCTCAGTGGAGTCACTgtgctcccccctctccccagtcaGGAATCCTGGGTCCCGCCAGTTTTCAGTAAAGCCCGCTGGAAGGAGAAAACAGCAGTGAAGCAAAGTTTGTTCCCACATTCTATTGTTAAAACAACGCATGTTTACCACACATTATTGTACATCTACCCTTTTTGTTCTTGTAGCAAAAAAGTATAAATCATCCAAATGGCTCCATATATCTGAATGGTAACTACTTATACTAATAAATACATTAGAACACAATAACTTCAGTCAATTTATACCTTATACCAATTATATACTAAATGTGATCAGTCTTACAGAGTCGTTTGCAGAAGCCCTGCTCAATCTGAGCTGGGAGGCCCAGTTTGATGACCCTCATTGACAGCTGCCTGGACTTGTGGTCTTTGCTCCAGCAAGGGGACCTTAATAGGGGCTGAAGGTGGCCTGCTTTTGCTGCGGAAGGCTTGCCCATGACTCGTAGGACTGGGTGAAATTGCTTCCTCGACCGATACTCCTGAGGAGGAAACAGGAGAGGACTCTTTAGACTGAGCAACTGAACCAAAGCCTCGCAGAGCAATTCAATACACAACTCTATAATTACACTGCAGAAAACCCTCATGGAAAATGTCGAAGGACAGACAGCCTTGAGAGTCTGCAGTGCTGTGGCTGGTGCCTACCAGTCGATGGCAGGGTGGAAAGAAGACCTTCTTGGGTCCAGGGGGGGGAATGAGGAGGCTGTAAATGAAGTCCACCACTCCCAGCTTCCTCAGCAAGATCTCCCTCAGCTCCAAACTCTTCAGACGCtctacttcctcctcctccacgatcTGACCCGGAAGCCTCGATTCCTCCATCTCACtcttcatacacacaccacagaataTCGCACAGGTCAAGTCTCCAATCAAAATCGTCATACCCAAACGGGACTGGGATTGAGCTGGACAAAACCACATGTTTTCCTTACACCTGCAGGGTCTTTGAGGGCCACATCGGTCTTCTCTGCTATCTGGCTGCTGCTCCTATCCCCCTGCGACTCCCCTTGTAGACCTCGGGCCTCGCCCCGACTCCAGCGTTTCCCTGGCAACCGGGTGCGACCCGCCAGCTCCTCCTTCATTTGCATCTCCCTAAGCATCTTTCTGAGAGGGACAGGCGTGAGGGAGAGATGACACCCTCCAGCCTTCTGTCCTTACCACAGAACCCGCAGGCCCCATTATCAGGGTGTTGCAATGGAGCCCGTTCCCTTACCTGGAGCACTCCTCCCTGGCTTTGGAAGCCACGTTCTCCTGGTAGAGAAGGCCGGACTGTTGGAGGAACCTGTCGTATTTCGGGGAGTCGTCTCTGGGGTAGATCCGGAGAAAGCCCCCGCAGTGGTCCTGCTCATACTTCTCCAGTTCAGCCATCCAGGACGCCTGGCTACTCAGCAGCTGCTCCCTCCTGTGGtcaggatggggaagtgcacCCTGAAAGACTCATTCAACAAGGTTTAAGACTACTGCAGATCCAGATCCAGCTGAATACATGGTAAAAGTCTGCCTTCTTTGGGCAAAAACTAATACGTGACCAAAAAAGAGGGTACAAGTCGGCCAGCAAAAAGATGTAGCAACAGTCTAATGATACAAAGACATCCAATGTGATTGCTGACCGTGTTTTGGGGCAAGGCTGGTGTTTCTGCAAGAGGCGTTCCTTGACCATGCGCTTGTCCTCCTCAAGGACTCTCCTGCGGTCAATAGCCCCCAGGTTCAGCAGGGTCAGGGCATCAGTCAGCAGGCCTTCTTTCACCTCCCAGTCCAGGGAGGAGTCTGTGGCAAAGCTGGGAGAGTGGTTTACCTGCAGAGAGCCCAGAGGTATAACCTCTGCAGGTGTGACTTACCTcagcaaacagaaaaaagataaTCCTACATCAGAGCTATTTGTCTGGTGTGTCCTCTGACTTCTATTTCACCTACCTCCAGAAGCCAGGGCTTGAGCTTGAAGTCCAGTAAGATGTCGAAGCCCAGGATCTCAAAGCAGGAGCTGGGGCCCACCTGGCTGGAGAAACCTATGCGGTAGTTCTGCTTCAAGGTGGGCTGGGCTGTGATTAGGGTCTTGATGATCACTTCCTCCATGTCGCTCCACACCACCATGGGGTCGTATGTGTGTTGGGACAACCATGACCTGAAGGATGACAGCTTCCTGAGAGGCAGAGTAGATTGATTAACAGGTGTTTAGAGCACCAAATGTTTGACCTATTAGAAAGAAGGTATATAAAAGACAATTTTTAAGGGGGCCAATATCAGTGAATCAGACGGTGAGTGTACTGTTATATATCTGATATTTGACTACCTTTTACTGCCAGATTCAACGTCACGGTCAAAATTGTTGTTGTGCTTGTTGATGGCATAGTTCGTGAGATGCATGCAGATGTCTTCCTATAGACAGAAGGACATACCGGAAAACCAAGCGTAACATTTCTGCATTGTGAAGCTGAACGTTTATTAAAGGTCGCTGGATGATGTGCATGATAAGACTGCTTTTTACCAGGTTGTTGCTGTGCGGGGGCTTGTATTTGGAT contains:
- the LOC124488938 gene encoding tubulin polyglutamylase ttll6-like; amino-acid sequence: MEDWVIYWIDCSVSLDRIMDIKRYQKINHFPGMNEICRKDLLARNMNKMLRLFPKEYHIFPKTWCLPADYVDFQGYCRMWKHKTFICKPDNSCQGKGIYITRQPRDIDPEEHIICQSYISKPFVIDGFKFDLRLYVLVTSCDPLRIFLYNEGLMRFATSKYKPPHSNNLEDICMHLTNYAINKHNNNFDRDVESGSKRKLSSFRSWLSQHTYDPMVVWSDMEEVIIKTLITAQPTLKQNYRIGFSSQVGPSSCFEILGFDILLDFKLKPWLLEVNHSPSFATDSSLDWEVKEGLLTDALTLLNLGAIDRRRVLEEDKRMVKERLLQKHQPCPKTRREQLLSSQASWMAELEKYEQDHCGGFLRIYPRDDSPKYDRFLQQSGLLYQENVASKAREECSRKMLREMQMKEELAGRTRLPGKRWSRGEARGLQGESQGDRSSSQIAEKTDVALKDPAGSEMEESRLPGQIVEEEEVERLKSLELREILLRKLGVVDFIYSLLIPPPGPKKVFFPPCHRLEYRSRKQFHPVLRVMGKPSAAKAGHLQPLLRSPCWSKDHKSRQLSMRVIKLGLPAQIEQGFCKRLSGFTENWRDPGFLTGERGEHSDSTEDKQGNCLTTSRPAAPLWRVGQLSTRSTPSIEETSLPPLTPGQAKWVRGLRK